In Terriglobia bacterium, a single window of DNA contains:
- a CDS encoding TerB family tellurite resistance protein: protein MRILDLLGWERDQNSEASRRSSADTETVRKIAAALDRLDPDRARYIAAFAYVLSRVARADLVISEEETREMERIVREKGGLPEEQAVMIVQMAKTQNALFGGVENFLVTREFEKIATREQKIALLHCLFAVSAADRSISSAEDTTIREIANELRLDHGDFIAVKTQYREYLATLAKPDASGSGG, encoded by the coding sequence ATGCGCATCCTCGATCTTCTCGGCTGGGAGCGAGACCAGAATTCCGAGGCGAGCCGCCGATCCTCCGCGGACACCGAGACCGTCCGGAAGATCGCCGCGGCGCTCGACCGCCTCGATCCCGACCGGGCCCGCTACATCGCGGCCTTCGCCTATGTCCTGAGCCGGGTCGCCAGGGCCGATCTCGTGATCAGCGAGGAAGAGACCCGCGAGATGGAGCGCATCGTGCGGGAAAAGGGGGGGCTTCCCGAAGAGCAGGCCGTGATGATCGTCCAGATGGCCAAGACCCAGAACGCGCTCTTCGGTGGCGTCGAGAACTTCCTGGTCACGCGCGAGTTCGAGAAGATCGCCACCCGCGAGCAGAAGATCGCGCTCCTGCACTGCCTCTTCGCCGTCTCGGCGGCGGATCGCTCGATCTCCTCCGCCGAGGACACGACGATCCGCGAAATCGCGAACGAGCTCCGCCTCGACCACGGCGACTTCATCGCGGTCAAGACCCAGTACCGCGAGTACCTCGCCACGCTGGCCAAGCCGGACGCTTCGGGGTCCGGCGGCTGA
- a CDS encoding amidohydrolase, which produces MLASVVLAAAIGAATIDWTTLGPLYRDLHAHPELSFEERATAGKLAERLRALGFEVTVGVGKTGIVGILKNGAGPTVMLRTELDALPVKEKTGLSFASAATATNAAGETVPVMHACGHDLHMTTWVGSATWLSANRGRWRGTLMMVGQPAEEVGGGARAMLDDGVFTRFPRPDAALAVHDTDLLPSGMIGVRKGPLLASADSVDITVYGRGGHGASPQKTVDPIVIAAKIVMGLQTLVSRENDPFQPAVVTVGSIHGGTKHNIIPDEVRMQLTVRAFDEGVRQRLLRGIERIAKAEAEAADAPRPPDVRASDATPVTSNDGALADRIRPALERALGADRVVEAAPITASEDFGLYGRAGVPSVMMWLGAVEPATFARARKDGVTLPGLHSPLWAPDAERATGTGVEALVAAALAVFAPGE; this is translated from the coding sequence ATGCTCGCCTCGGTCGTCCTCGCGGCCGCGATCGGCGCCGCCACCATCGACTGGACCACGCTCGGGCCCCTTTACCGGGATCTCCACGCGCATCCGGAGCTCTCCTTCGAGGAGAGAGCCACGGCCGGGAAGCTCGCCGAGCGGCTCCGCGCTCTGGGCTTCGAGGTGACCGTCGGGGTAGGGAAGACGGGCATCGTCGGAATCCTGAAGAACGGCGCCGGCCCGACCGTGATGCTGAGGACCGAGCTCGACGCGCTCCCCGTCAAGGAGAAGACCGGGCTCTCCTTCGCGAGCGCCGCGACCGCGACGAACGCGGCGGGGGAGACGGTCCCCGTGATGCACGCGTGCGGACACGACCTCCACATGACCACCTGGGTCGGCTCGGCGACCTGGCTTTCGGCGAACCGGGGGCGCTGGCGCGGCACGCTCATGATGGTCGGCCAGCCCGCGGAGGAGGTGGGGGGCGGCGCCCGCGCGATGCTCGACGACGGCGTCTTCACGCGCTTTCCGCGGCCCGACGCGGCTCTCGCGGTGCACGACACCGACCTGCTCCCTTCGGGGATGATCGGCGTCAGGAAGGGTCCGCTCCTGGCGAGCGCGGACTCCGTCGACATCACGGTCTACGGGCGCGGCGGCCACGGTGCCAGCCCGCAGAAGACGGTGGACCCGATCGTGATCGCGGCGAAGATCGTCATGGGCCTGCAGACGCTCGTCTCGCGAGAGAACGACCCGTTCCAGCCCGCGGTGGTCACGGTCGGCTCGATCCACGGCGGGACGAAGCACAACATCATCCCCGACGAGGTCCGGATGCAGCTCACGGTCCGCGCCTTCGACGAAGGGGTGCGGCAGCGGCTGCTCCGGGGGATCGAGCGCATCGCGAAGGCCGAGGCCGAAGCCGCCGACGCGCCGCGACCGCCCGACGTTCGCGCGAGCGACGCCACGCCCGTCACCTCGAACGACGGGGCGCTCGCGGACCGGATCCGCCCGGCGCTCGAACGGGCGCTCGGGGCGGATCGGGTCGTCGAGGCGGCCCCGATCACGGCCTCGGAGGACTTCGGCCTCTACGGTCGGGCGGGGGTGCCGAGCGTCATGATGTGGCTCGGCGCGGTCGAGCCCGCGACGTTCGCCCGCGCCCGCAAGGACGGGGTGACGCTTCCCGGCCTCCATTCGCCGCTGTGGGCCCCGGACGCGGAGCGTGCGACCGGGACGGGCGTCGAGGCGCTCGTCGCGGCGGCGCTGGCTGTGTTCGCGCCGGGGGAGTAG
- a CDS encoding beta-lactamase family protein, translating to MPLSTALCVVAMLASPPAPPGAGDLEARLDRWLVAADFRGSALVAKGGTVVLRKGYGLSDRESGVPYGPDTVFSLGSITKQFTAAAILKLEMQGKLHVEDPIGKHVPGVPEDKRAITLHHLLTHTSGLESDFADDFDPVGRDDYVKRILSSKLRTRPGEAFFYSNAGYSLLGAIVEIVSGKPYEAYLRENLFLPAGMKDTGYRLPGWDPKRIAVGYRDGKRWGRLTDKPWAEDGPYWALRANGAIHSTLDDMLRWHVALQGAAILSDEEKKKLYGRHVREEPGGDSFYGYGWTIRDSPWGGRAISHNGGNGVFYAEVIRLVDEDLVVVLSTNDSGIRGGRMAEALVRLSHGEDVQPPSRRDAPSRPLGTEGRDAVIRGWFDAFNAPGLSAMREFRTAHAVPRPAMDDAERDRRLGQMREDLGRLEPTGIVEESPDAVSVRARSTKGPAASFRFLFAADGRIEGIEANIGN from the coding sequence ATGCCCCTATCGACCGCGCTGTGTGTCGTCGCCATGCTCGCCTCTCCGCCGGCCCCGCCGGGAGCGGGGGACCTCGAGGCCCGACTCGACCGGTGGCTCGTCGCCGCGGACTTTCGCGGAAGCGCGCTCGTCGCGAAGGGTGGCACGGTCGTCCTCCGCAAGGGATACGGCCTGAGCGATCGCGAGAGCGGCGTCCCCTACGGCCCGGACACGGTGTTCAGCCTCGGCTCGATCACGAAGCAGTTCACCGCCGCCGCGATCCTGAAGCTCGAGATGCAGGGGAAGCTCCACGTCGAGGACCCGATCGGAAAGCACGTTCCCGGCGTCCCGGAGGACAAGCGGGCGATCACCCTCCATCACCTGCTCACGCACACGTCCGGGCTCGAGTCCGATTTCGCCGACGACTTCGACCCGGTGGGACGCGACGACTACGTGAAGCGGATCCTCTCGTCGAAGCTCCGCACCCGCCCGGGCGAGGCGTTCTTCTATTCGAACGCCGGTTACAGCCTCCTCGGCGCCATCGTCGAGATCGTTTCGGGGAAGCCCTACGAGGCGTACCTTCGCGAGAACCTGTTCCTGCCGGCGGGGATGAAGGACACCGGCTATCGCCTCCCCGGCTGGGACCCGAAGCGGATCGCGGTCGGCTACCGTGACGGAAAGCGCTGGGGGCGTCTCACGGACAAGCCGTGGGCCGAGGACGGTCCGTACTGGGCGCTGCGCGCCAACGGCGCCATCCACTCGACCCTCGACGACATGCTCCGATGGCACGTCGCGCTCCAGGGCGCGGCGATCCTCTCCGACGAAGAGAAGAAGAAGCTCTACGGGAGGCACGTCCGGGAGGAGCCGGGAGGGGATTCGTTCTACGGGTACGGCTGGACGATCCGGGACTCGCCGTGGGGCGGGCGGGCGATCTCCCACAACGGGGGGAACGGCGTCTTCTACGCGGAAGTCATCCGGCTCGTGGACGAGGATCTCGTGGTCGTCCTGTCCACCAACGACTCGGGGATCCGCGGCGGCCGGATGGCCGAGGCCCTCGTCCGGTTGTCGCACGGCGAGGACGTGCAGCCGCCCTCGCGCCGTGACGCCCCGTCGAGGCCGCTCGGCACCGAGGGCCGGGATGCCGTGATCCGGGGGTGGTTCGACGCGTTCAACGCGCCCGGCCTCTCCGCGATGCGGGAGTTCCGGACGGCGCACGCGGTCCCGCGGCCCGCCATGGACGACGCCGAGCGGGACCGGCGCCTCGGGCAGATGCGGGAGGATCTCGGCCGGCTCGAGCCGACGGGGATCGTCGAGGAATCGCCCGACGCGGTCAGCGTGCGGGCGAGGAGCACCAAGGGCCCCGCAGCCTCTTTCCGGTTCCTCTTCGCGGCCGACGGGAGGATCGAGGGGATCGAGGCGAACATCGGGAACTGA
- a CDS encoding tetratricopeptide repeat protein — MLETRVARQRTIAIVLLATATIIAFSSVGGNGFLDYDDDEYVTLNPHVRSGLTAQGLAWAFTSFHAGNWHPLTWLSHMLDVQFFGLDAGKHHVTSVALHAANAMLLFLLLLRMTGAVGRSAFVALLFAVHPLHVQSVAWIAERKDVLSTLFWLSAIGVYAGWVKSRHPARYAALVALCALALASKPMAITLPFTLLLLDYWPLGRLGARRSNREVGPWSALREKMPLLPLCAASAVLTVASQRAGEAIAGASVLPIGQRLLNAAVAMAAYLVKTVRPTGLAVFYPHPREALPAWQIVAAVAFLLLVTSAAVRLRRTRPYLLFGWLWYLGTLLPVIGLVQVGEHAMADRYTYVPLVGVFVAVVWGIHDASESLSRRLSVGRRDAPPRGPRVAAAVGIVAIVGCIVLTRAEVRRWRDGETLFTRALEVTRDNYVAHLQLGGVRIRQGRLDEAENHYREALRTDPDRSLALLGVGTVLFRRGEVPEAIEQFRLSLRIDPMHAGTHVDLGVALKRMGRTEEAMAQFREAVRLDPDLSSAHAELGVALAEAGRLDEGVEQLRDALRLEAASLVRADIECNWGTVLAARALYHEAASHFSEAIRLDPAYGRAHGNLAIALYYLGDTGGAWREVRLARRVGFEPPPGFLEALTAKSPEPG, encoded by the coding sequence ATGCTCGAGACCCGGGTCGCTCGGCAGCGCACGATCGCCATCGTGCTGCTCGCGACGGCGACGATCATCGCGTTCTCCTCCGTGGGCGGAAACGGCTTTCTCGACTACGACGATGACGAGTACGTGACCCTGAACCCGCACGTTCGGTCGGGGCTCACCGCGCAGGGCCTCGCCTGGGCCTTCACGTCGTTCCACGCCGGGAACTGGCATCCGCTCACCTGGCTCTCCCACATGCTGGACGTCCAGTTCTTCGGGCTCGATGCCGGCAAGCACCACGTCACCAGCGTGGCGCTGCACGCGGCGAACGCGATGCTCCTCTTCCTCCTGCTCCTGAGGATGACCGGAGCCGTCGGGCGAAGCGCCTTCGTCGCCCTTCTCTTCGCCGTCCACCCGCTCCACGTCCAGTCGGTCGCCTGGATCGCGGAGAGGAAAGACGTTCTGAGCACGCTCTTCTGGCTCTCGGCGATCGGGGTCTACGCCGGGTGGGTGAAGTCGCGCCATCCCGCGCGGTACGCGGCGCTCGTCGCCCTCTGCGCCCTGGCCCTCGCGTCCAAGCCGATGGCGATCACGCTCCCGTTCACCTTGCTCCTTCTGGACTACTGGCCGCTCGGCCGCCTCGGCGCCCGGCGATCGAATCGCGAGGTGGGCCCATGGAGCGCGTTGCGGGAGAAAATGCCGCTGCTTCCACTCTGCGCCGCGTCCGCGGTTCTCACGGTGGCGTCCCAGCGAGCGGGCGAGGCGATCGCCGGCGCATCGGTCCTGCCGATCGGGCAGCGCCTCTTGAACGCCGCCGTGGCCATGGCGGCCTACCTCGTCAAGACGGTCCGACCGACGGGCCTGGCCGTGTTCTACCCGCATCCGCGGGAAGCCCTGCCGGCCTGGCAGATCGTCGCCGCGGTGGCCTTCCTCCTGCTCGTGACCTCGGCGGCCGTGAGGCTGAGGCGGACCCGCCCGTACCTCCTCTTCGGGTGGCTCTGGTACCTCGGGACGCTCCTCCCGGTGATCGGCCTCGTGCAGGTCGGCGAGCACGCGATGGCCGATCGGTACACGTACGTCCCGCTCGTCGGCGTCTTCGTGGCGGTGGTGTGGGGGATCCACGACGCGAGCGAGAGCCTCTCGCGGCGGCTCTCGGTCGGGCGGCGCGACGCACCGCCCAGGGGGCCCCGAGTCGCGGCCGCGGTCGGGATCGTCGCGATAGTCGGGTGCATCGTGCTGACGCGCGCCGAGGTCCGCCGCTGGCGCGACGGCGAGACCCTCTTCACCCGGGCTCTCGAGGTCACGCGCGACAACTACGTCGCGCATCTGCAGCTGGGAGGTGTGAGGATCCGTCAGGGCCGGCTCGACGAGGCGGAGAATCACTACCGGGAGGCGCTTCGCACCGACCCGGATCGGTCCCTGGCGCTCCTCGGCGTCGGCACGGTCCTGTTCCGGCGAGGCGAGGTGCCGGAGGCGATCGAGCAGTTCCGTCTGTCGCTCCGCATCGACCCGATGCACGCGGGGACCCATGTAGATCTCGGTGTCGCCCTGAAGCGGATGGGGCGGACCGAGGAGGCGATGGCGCAGTTCAGGGAGGCCGTGCGCCTCGACCCCGATCTCTCGTCCGCGCATGCCGAGCTCGGCGTCGCGCTGGCCGAAGCGGGGCGGCTCGACGAGGGGGTGGAGCAGCTTCGCGACGCGCTCCGGCTCGAGGCGGCAAGCCTCGTGCGGGCGGACATCGAGTGCAACTGGGGAACCGTGCTCGCGGCCCGTGCGCTCTACCACGAGGCCGCGTCGCATTTCTCGGAGGCGATCCGGCTGGACCCGGCGTACGGGCGGGCGCACGGCAACCTGGCCATCGCGCTCTACTACCTCGGGGACACCGGCGGAGCATGGCGAGAGGTGCGGCTCGCACGCCGGGTGGGTTTCGAGCCGCCGCCCGGATTCCTCGAGGCGTTGACCGCGAAGTCGCCCGAGCCCGGTTGA
- a CDS encoding carboxypeptidase regulatory-like domain-containing protein: MTRPRVVLAATLFSLAIAVAAPARAAGSAAGTVVDRDGPLPGATVVLAGAALPAAKSALTDAKGFYRFQGIPAGTYEITAFLGDGQKFKLPGVQVANGSETRVPAISLFVETVQVTGKSLDVVTKDTTTSGETFEAEKIATLPTGRSYTDLLKIAPGVSGDDGSGGQSVYGATGLESSYLIDGVNTTSVESGRPSKEISFDLIDKMELKTGGYEAEFGGAQGAIVNVTTKSGSNEFTGALSFYDTPASLSAAPARNGFGTELPVPNDREISTSVGGPIVRDRLFFFAAVSRKNSSRVAPQADLSSVLGETVQGATRRFAEDSDEADLYSLKLTWQPAGRNRVVATLMSDPRLQNLRDELGGYGGDHEVRTGGTTASVQLSSILSKRWLLEAQVGTHSENDRVLPTLERRSFNPVGEDRRLSYASVQLRGARGADGTTLPGEPSLKYGPYAYSGEMNGDRQFAKAAAEASFLRHTVKFGAEYEISDYEQSLDYGWGTGMALEWSDITDRDPATGAPRPGRQTEELVGVRRCWGDGQGDCVDWNHQVRARGATGSLRLFAQDQWKPASTVTLNYGLRWEQQDIRDAEGSVLGKMKDNLAPRLGFAWDVLGDDRSKLYFSAGRFYDTVPMQVVSRAFAPRILMTRLYRSKNWTDIPTFLNTLNALPGSNYFGVCPVNDPIYDQGSSTCWDFESKDLWPDPFAYATKKGILADKVHSPDGLNSNGTPVSFVPEVVVNSGSLNRSPIDPDLKGTSTDEVTVGYDWEFRDGWMAGARAIGRRLNEAIEDMSLDFGKTYVIANPGGPYRFYADPSNLDLVNPRYVPGSADPSQAPGLAQRFGCEPGAVCAVRNDDLEAAGLGAFPKATRTFRGVELTLSRKLRDKYWFNLSYLYSRTFGNYRGRYFAESEERDPNVTEAFDVPALVVNSTGLLPQDKTHQVKLYGSYRVTPSVSLGAAYRFATGSPISATTDPAGGSTPFFGPIFLLERGSVGRTPSLRNLDANVAWEIRDAGRAKLSMYLDVFNLLNEQKPVRVDEQFLAVGQPKAVIYPGLGAYISQGGRGEPLDLYLDQKFGNKDGRVTPNEWNAWANSLNGAFGSLRELYAYLKNETVPDILSYDSKPVPAFPGFANCPASLPADPTECPALNAGFGRAKEIEAPRSIRVGIRLTF, from the coding sequence ATGACGAGACCCAGAGTCGTCCTCGCCGCAACGTTGTTTTCTCTCGCGATCGCGGTCGCGGCGCCTGCACGGGCGGCGGGCTCCGCCGCCGGCACCGTCGTGGACCGCGACGGACCGCTTCCGGGCGCCACCGTAGTGCTCGCCGGGGCCGCCCTCCCGGCCGCGAAGAGCGCCCTTACCGACGCCAAGGGCTTCTACCGGTTCCAGGGAATCCCCGCCGGGACCTACGAGATCACCGCGTTCCTCGGCGACGGCCAGAAGTTCAAGCTGCCGGGGGTCCAGGTGGCGAACGGCAGTGAGACGCGGGTGCCGGCGATCTCGCTCTTCGTCGAAACCGTTCAGGTCACCGGGAAGAGCCTCGACGTGGTCACGAAGGACACGACCACCTCCGGCGAGACCTTCGAGGCGGAGAAGATCGCGACGCTCCCCACGGGCCGCTCCTACACCGACCTCCTCAAGATCGCGCCGGGCGTCTCCGGCGACGACGGCTCGGGCGGCCAATCGGTGTACGGCGCCACCGGGCTCGAGTCGTCCTACCTGATCGACGGCGTCAACACGACCTCGGTCGAGTCCGGCCGCCCCTCGAAGGAGATCAGTTTCGACCTGATCGACAAGATGGAGCTCAAGACCGGCGGCTACGAGGCCGAGTTCGGGGGGGCCCAGGGCGCCATCGTCAACGTCACGACCAAGAGCGGCTCGAACGAGTTCACCGGCGCCCTCTCCTTCTACGACACGCCGGCCTCCCTCTCCGCGGCGCCGGCGCGGAACGGCTTCGGTACGGAGCTTCCGGTGCCGAACGACCGCGAGATCTCGACGTCGGTCGGCGGCCCGATCGTGCGCGACAGGCTGTTCTTCTTCGCCGCGGTCTCGAGGAAGAACTCGTCGCGCGTCGCCCCGCAGGCCGACCTGTCGAGCGTCCTCGGGGAGACCGTCCAGGGGGCGACGCGCCGCTTCGCCGAGGACAGCGACGAGGCGGACCTCTACTCCCTCAAGCTCACGTGGCAGCCGGCCGGCCGAAACCGGGTCGTGGCGACGCTCATGTCCGACCCGAGGCTCCAGAATCTGCGCGACGAGCTCGGCGGCTACGGCGGCGACCACGAGGTGCGCACCGGCGGGACGACGGCGTCGGTCCAGCTCTCCTCGATCCTGTCGAAGCGCTGGCTCCTCGAGGCTCAGGTCGGCACGCACTCCGAGAACGACCGCGTCCTCCCCACCCTCGAGCGGCGGTCGTTCAATCCCGTCGGCGAGGACCGTCGCCTCTCCTACGCGTCCGTGCAGCTCCGAGGCGCGAGGGGCGCGGACGGGACGACCCTTCCGGGCGAGCCGAGCCTCAAGTACGGCCCCTACGCCTACTCCGGCGAGATGAACGGCGACCGGCAATTCGCGAAGGCCGCCGCCGAAGCGTCGTTCCTCCGGCACACGGTGAAATTCGGCGCCGAGTACGAGATCTCGGATTACGAGCAGAGCCTCGACTACGGCTGGGGCACGGGGATGGCCCTCGAGTGGAGCGACATCACCGATCGCGACCCCGCGACCGGAGCTCCGAGGCCCGGCCGCCAGACCGAGGAGCTGGTCGGCGTGCGGCGCTGCTGGGGCGACGGCCAGGGGGACTGCGTGGACTGGAACCACCAGGTCCGCGCGCGCGGAGCCACGGGCTCGCTCCGCCTCTTCGCCCAGGACCAGTGGAAGCCCGCCTCGACGGTCACCCTCAACTACGGGCTGCGCTGGGAGCAGCAGGACATCCGCGACGCCGAGGGTAGCGTCCTCGGCAAGATGAAGGACAACCTGGCGCCGCGGCTCGGCTTCGCGTGGGACGTGCTCGGCGACGACCGCTCCAAGCTGTACTTCTCGGCGGGCCGGTTCTACGACACGGTGCCGATGCAGGTCGTCAGCCGCGCGTTCGCTCCGCGCATCCTCATGACGCGCCTCTACCGGTCGAAGAACTGGACCGACATCCCGACGTTCCTCAACACCCTGAACGCCCTCCCGGGGAGCAACTACTTCGGCGTCTGCCCGGTCAACGATCCGATCTACGACCAGGGCAGCTCGACCTGCTGGGACTTCGAGAGCAAGGACCTCTGGCCCGACCCGTTCGCCTACGCGACGAAGAAGGGGATCCTCGCGGACAAGGTCCACAGCCCCGACGGTCTCAACTCGAACGGCACGCCGGTCAGCTTCGTCCCGGAGGTGGTGGTCAACTCGGGCTCCCTCAATCGATCGCCGATCGACCCGGACCTCAAGGGAACGAGCACCGACGAGGTGACGGTCGGATACGATTGGGAATTCCGCGACGGCTGGATGGCGGGAGCGCGGGCGATCGGCCGCCGGCTCAACGAGGCGATCGAGGACATGAGCCTCGACTTCGGCAAGACTTACGTCATCGCAAACCCCGGCGGACCGTACCGGTTCTACGCCGATCCGTCGAACCTGGACCTCGTCAACCCGAGGTACGTGCCGGGGAGCGCGGATCCGTCGCAGGCTCCCGGCCTGGCCCAACGCTTCGGCTGCGAGCCGGGCGCCGTGTGCGCGGTCCGGAACGACGATCTCGAGGCCGCCGGTCTCGGCGCCTTCCCGAAGGCCACCCGGACCTTCCGCGGCGTCGAGCTCACGCTCTCGCGAAAGTTGCGGGACAAGTACTGGTTCAATCTGTCGTACCTCTACTCGCGCACCTTCGGGAACTACCGGGGCCGCTACTTCGCGGAGTCCGAGGAGCGCGATCCCAACGTGACCGAGGCGTTCGACGTGCCGGCGCTCGTCGTCAACTCGACGGGCCTGCTCCCGCAGGACAAGACGCACCAGGTCAAGCTCTACGGCAGCTACCGCGTGACGCCGAGCGTCAGCCTGGGCGCGGCGTACCGTTTCGCCACCGGCTCCCCGATCAGCGCGACGACGGACCCTGCCGGGGGATCGACACCGTTCTTCGGGCCGATCTTCCTGCTCGAGCGGGGCTCGGTCGGCAGAACGCCGTCCCTTAGGAATCTCGACGCCAACGTCGCGTGGGAGATCCGGGACGCCGGGCGCGCGAAGCTCTCGATGTACCTCGACGTGTTCAACCTGCTCAACGAGCAGAAGCCGGTCCGGGTGGACGAGCAGTTCCTCGCGGTCGGGCAGCCGAAGGCGGTCATCTACCCCGGTCTCGGCGCCTACATCAGCCAAGGAGGTCGAGGGGAGCCGCTCGACCTGTACCTGGATCAGAAATTCGGCAACAAGGACGGCCGGGTGACGCCGAACGAGTGGAACGCCTGGGCGAACTCGCTGAACGGGGCGTTCGGGTCGCTCCGGGAGCTGTACGCGTACCTCAAGAACGAGACCGTGCCGGACATCCTCTCGTACGACAGCAAGCCGGTGCCGGCTTTCCCCGGTTTCGCGAACTGCCCCGCCTCGCTCCCGGCGGACCCCACGGAGTGCCCGGCGCTCAACGCGGGGTTCGGGCGCGCGAAGGAGATCGAGGCGCCGCGCAGCATAAGGGTCGGGATTCGCCTGACGTTCTGA
- a CDS encoding response regulator transcription factor — protein MAESILVVDDEKDIAEILGHVLRAEGFRVRTVLDGQDAVQAARRETPDLVILDLMLPGLPGLDVLKELRKSEATRSVPVMLLTARTGEIDRVLGFELGADDYVTKPFSPREVVLRARALLKRATAPDSGKGTLRAGPIEADLELHEVKVAGKAVQLTITEFRLLANLLSARGRVRSRATLLADVWGYDAEVMSRTVDTHMRRLREKLGPAASWIETIRGVGYRIQDPSRA, from the coding sequence ATGGCGGAGAGCATCCTGGTCGTCGACGACGAGAAGGACATCGCCGAGATCCTCGGCCACGTCCTTCGGGCGGAGGGGTTTCGCGTTCGCACCGTGCTGGACGGACAGGACGCGGTGCAAGCCGCCCGGCGCGAGACCCCGGACCTGGTCATCCTGGACCTCATGCTCCCGGGGCTGCCGGGGCTCGACGTGCTGAAGGAGCTGCGGAAGAGCGAGGCGACGCGGTCGGTCCCCGTGATGCTCCTCACCGCGCGGACCGGGGAGATCGACCGGGTCCTCGGCTTCGAGCTCGGCGCCGACGACTACGTGACGAAGCCGTTCAGCCCGAGGGAGGTGGTCCTGCGCGCGCGGGCGCTGCTCAAGCGTGCGACGGCGCCGGACTCCGGGAAGGGAACGCTCCGGGCGGGACCGATCGAGGCGGATCTCGAGCTCCACGAGGTGAAGGTCGCCGGGAAGGCGGTCCAGCTCACGATCACCGAGTTTCGCCTCCTCGCGAATCTCCTGTCGGCACGCGGCCGCGTCCGGTCGCGCGCCACGCTCCTCGCGGACGTCTGGGGTTACGACGCGGAGGTGATGTCGCGCACCGTCGACACGCACATGCGCCGGCTTCGCGAGAAGCTCGGCCCCGCGGCGAGCTGGATCGAGACGATCCGCGGGGTCGGCTACCGGATCCAGGACCCCTCCCGCGCCTGA